The following coding sequences lie in one Arachis ipaensis cultivar K30076 chromosome B05, Araip1.1, whole genome shotgun sequence genomic window:
- the LOC107642263 gene encoding GLABRA2 expression modulator has translation MEQTTLEQDRRPDPKDPPAHSLNGNAKSSEEATAEKPPVSSGSESMRSTEGSVEHAASPGSVKKSVRWSPDLVTESTFVSSPEESRSNPYFSSSSSFNVTDKVETVRNVLGRWRRKVGEASRKAETLAGNTWQHLKTNPSFTEAAVGRIAQGTKVLAEGGYEKIFLRTFDTVPGEHLQNSFACYLSTSAGPVMGILYISTAKLAYCSDNPLSYKSDNQTEWSYYKVVIPLHQLKAVNPSASRVNPSEKYIQVISADNHEFWYMGFLNYEGAVECLQNLFEASRLQSE, from the exons ATGGAACAAACCACGCTGGAACAAGACCGACGACCTGATCCGAAGGATCCACCAGCTCACTCCCTGAACGGAAACGCGAAGAGCTCCGAGGAGGCCACCGCAGAAAAGCCACCGGTTTCGTCGGGATCGGAATCGATGCGGTCGACGGAGGGATCTGTTGAGCACGCAGCTTCTCCGGGAAGCGTCAAGAAGTCGGTGCGGTGGAGTCCTGACTTGGTGACCGAATCAACCTTCGTGTCGAGTCCCGAGGAATCTCGTTCCAATCCCtacttttcttcatcttcttcgttCAACGTCACGG ATAAGGTGGAAACCGTTAGGAATGTGCTTGGCAGGTGGAGAAGGAAGGTGGGAGAAGCTTCCCGTAAGGCTGAGACTCTTGCCGGAAACACTTGGCAGCACT TAAAAACAAACCCAAGTTTCACTGAAGCTGCTGTGGGACGAATTGCCCAGGGAACAAAGGTACTTGCAGAAGGTGGTTACGAGAAAATTTTCCTACGTACTTTTGACACAGTTCCAGGGGAACATCTTCAAAATTCTTTTGCATGTTATCTATCCACATCAGCCGGACCAGTAATGGGAATTTTGTATATATCCACTGCAAAACTTGCTTATTGTAGTGACAATCCTCTTTCCTATAAATCCGACAATCAAACAGAATGGAGCTATTATAAG GTAGTCATCCCATTACATCAGCTAAAAGCGGTTAATCCTTCGGCAAGCCGAGTCAATCCCTCTGAAAAGTACATCCAGGTGATTTCTGCTGACAATCATGAATTTTGGTATATGGGCTTCTTAAACTATGAAGGTGCTGTTGAATGCTTGCAAAACTTGTTTGAAGCCAGCAGATTGCAATCTGAATAA